In a single window of the Bos taurus isolate L1 Dominette 01449 registration number 42190680 breed Hereford unplaced genomic scaffold, ARS-UCD2.0 Leftover_ScbfJmS_965_547, whole genome shotgun sequence genome:
- the LOC112445792 gene encoding uncharacterized protein, with protein MLSLSRTRPPGSPSPKAAPRGPKEPRYRPTPRAPGPWPQAAASPAPSRRRDRAPAPRSGSGAGAASEGLRSQELKIRWFFGFEDVEDPMIPHAMLFLKFLAGMSF; from the exons ATGTTAAGCCTCTCCCGGACGCGCCCTCCCGGCTCCCCGTCCCCGAAAGCCGCACCCCGGGGCCCCAAGGAGCCGCGCTACCGGCCCACACCCCGCGCTCCcggcccctggcctcaggctgcGGCATCTCCAGCCCCCAGCCGCCGCCGGGACCGCGCGCCCGCGCCGCGGTCTGGTTCCGGAGCGGGGGCAGCCTCGGAAGG GTTGAGGAGTCAAGAACTGAAAATTAGATGGTTTTTTGGATTTGAGGATGTGGAAGATCCTATGATTCCTCAT gcaatgttatttttaaagttcctgGCCGGGATGTCATTCTGA